A window of Ictidomys tridecemlineatus isolate mIctTri1 chromosome 1, mIctTri1.hap1, whole genome shotgun sequence contains these coding sequences:
- the Cd180 gene encoding CD180 antigen — protein MASLIICCFLVVLFSACHEVSSTSDQLCIEKEANKTYNCENLGLSEIPDTLPNTTEFLEFSFNFLPTIQNTTFSRLIDLTFLDLTRCQINWIHDDTFQSHHQLSTLILTGNPLIFMAETAFNGPKSLKHLFLIQTGISSLEFIPPHNLENLESLHLGSNHISSIKLPNDFPAGNLKVLDFQNNAIHYFSREDVNSLKQATNLSLNFNGNDIKGIEPGAFSSQFFQSLNFGGTRDLSVIFSGLRNSTIQSLWLGTFEDIDNQYLSSATFQGLCDTSVESINLQKHHFSDFSSTTFRCFAQLQNLDLTATHLQELPSGIEGMNSLKKLVLNVNKFDQLCQINAANFPSLTHLYVKGNMKKLHLGTGCLEKLENLQKLDLSHSGIEASDCCNLQLKNLPHLQSLNLSYNELIGFQREAFQACPQLEILDLSFTHLHVSAPQSPFQNLHHLKILNLSHSFLDTSNQLLLAGLPDLRHLNLQGNHFQDGSIPKNNLLQTVGSLEILVLSSSDLLSIDQQAFHSLDKMSHVDLSHNNLTSNSIDALSHLKGIYLNLAANAIGIISPHLLSILSQQSTINLSHNPLDCTCSNIHFLTWYKENLQKLEDLEETVCANPPSLQGVQLSDVRLSCGITPVGILFLTVFFLLVSILLIFAIKFFLRWKYQHI, from the exons ATGGCTTCCCTTATCATCTGCTGCTTTTTGGTGGTGCTATTTTCAGCCTGCCATGAAGTCAGCTCCACCTCGGATCAGCTGTGCATTGAG AAAGAAGCCAACAAAACATATAACTGTGAAAATTTAGGTCTCAGTGAAATTCCTGACACCCTACCAAACACAACAGAATTTTTGGAATTCAGCTTTAATTTCTTGCCTACAATTCAAAATACAACTTTCAGCAGACTCATAGATCTTACTTTTTTGGATTTAACCAG GTGCCAGATTAACTGGATACATGATGACACTTTTCAAAGCCATCATCAGTTGAGCACACTGATATTAACTGGAAACCCTCTGATATTCATGGCAGAAACAGCATTTAACGGGCCCAAGTCACTGAAGCATTTGTTCTTAATTCAAACAGGAATATCCAGTCTTGAGTTTATCCCACCTCACAATCTGGAAAACTTGGAAAGTTTGCATCTGGGGAGCAACCATATTTCTTCCATTAAGCTCCCAAATGATTTCCCAGCAGGGAATCTGAAAGTCCTGGATTTTCAGAATAATGCTATACACTACTTTTCTAGAGAAGATGTGAACTCTCTGAAGCAGGCCACCAACCTAAGTCTTAACTTCAATGGCAATGACATTAAAGGCATTGAGCCTGGGGCTTTCAGTTCACAATTCTTCCAAAGCTTGAACTTTGGAGGGACTCGTGACTTGTCTGTCATATTCAGTGGTCTACGGAACTCTACTATTCAATCTCTCTGGTTGGGGACATTTGAGGACATTGATAACCAATATCTAAGTTCAGCCACATTTCAGGGTCTTTGTGACACATCTGTTGAGAGCATCAACCTGCAAAAGCATCATTTCTCTGACTTCTCCTCCACCACGTTTCGATGCTTTGCCCAACTCCAGAATCTGGATCTAACGGCCACTCACCTGCAAGAATTACCCTCTGGGATTGAGGGTATGAACTCACTCAAGAAATTAGTTCTCAACGTAAATAAATTTGACCAATTGTGTCAAATCAATGCTGCCAATTTCCCCTCCCTTACACACCTCTATGTCAAAGGCAACATGAAGAAGCTTCACCTCGGTACTGGCTGTTTAGAAAAACTAGAGAATCTTCAGAAACTCGATTTAAGCCACAGCGGCATAGAAGCTTCTGATTGCTGCAATCTGCAGCTCAAAAATCTTCCCCACTTGCAAAGTCTAAACCTGAGCTACAATGAGCTCATTGGTTTTCAGAGGGAGGCGTTCCAAGCATGTCCTCAGCTAGAGATCTTGGATTTGTCATTTACCCACTTACATGTGAGTGCACCACAAAGTCCTTTCCAAAACCTTCATCACCTGAAGATTCTGAATCTCTCTCATAGCTTCCTTGATACCAGCAATCAGCTTCTTCTAGCAGGCCTGCCAGACCTTCGGCATCTGAACTTACAGGGGAATCATTTTCAAGATGGGAGTATCCCGAAGAACAACCTACTTCAGACAGTGGGAAGCTTGGAGATTCTGGTTTTATCCTCCAGTGACCTCTTGTCCATAGACCAGCAGGCCTTCCACAGCCTTGATAAAATGAGTCACGTAGACTTAAGTCACAATAATCTGACATCAAATAGCATTGATGCTCTTAGCCATCTTAAGGGGATCTACCTCAATTTGGCCGCTAATGCTATTGGCATTATCTCACCCCATCTCCTCTCCATCTTGTCCCAGCAGAGCACTATTAATTTAAGTCACAATCCCCTGGACTGCACGTGCTCAAACATTCACTTTTTAACATGGTACAAAGAAAACCTGCAAAAACTCGAGGACTTGGAGGAGACTGTGTGCGCAAATCCCCCATCACTACAGGGAGTTCAACTGTCTGATGTCCGGCTGTCCTGTGGAATTACCCCCGTGGGAATTTTATTTCTAACAGTATTTTTTCTCCTGGTCTCCATTCTACTCATTTTCGCAATTAAATTCTTTCTCAGGTGGAAATACCAACACATTTAG